CGCCGAAGCCTCGAACACCAACGCCGACTGGTATTGCCGCATGGCGCAGGAGAACCCGGGCGTCAGCGTGCCGGTGTACGGCGTGCCGGTAAATACCCGTGAAGCGCTGGGCGTGCTGCATTTTAAAGGCTTTATTATTGATGATTGCGTGCTTTACAGCGGCGCCAGCCTGAACGACGTCTATCTGCACCAGCACGATAAATATCGCTATGACCGCTACCACTGCATTCGCAACGCGAAGCTTGCCGATGTGATGTATGACTGGGTACGCACGCAGTTAATGAACGGCCACGCGGTGAATCGTCTCGACGATCCGAATCGTCCAAAAAGCCCGGAAATCAAAAACGACATCCGCCAGTTCCGCCATCTGCTGCGCGATGCCGCGTATCATTTTCAGGGCGATGCCGATAACGATCAGCTGGCCGTCACGCCGCTGGTCGGGCTGGGTAAATCGAGCCCGCTGAATAAAGCGATTTTCCACCTGATGCCCTGCGCCGAAGAGAAGCTGGTCATCTGCACGCCGTACTTTAACCTGCCCGCGGTGCTGGTGCGCAATATCATTGCGCTTCTGCGCGACGGCAAAAAAGTGGAAATTATTGTCGGCGATAAGACCGCGAACGACTTTTATATTCCGGAAGATCAGCCGTTTAAGATTATCGGCGCGCTGCCTTATCTCTATGAGATCAACCTGCGTCGTTTCTTAAGCCGCCTGCAGTATTACGTCAACACCGATCAACTGGTGGTACGTCTGTGGAAAGATGGCGATAACAGTTATCACCTGAAAGGCATGTGGGTGGACAATGAATGGATGCTGCTGACCGGCAACAACCTTAACCCGCGCGCCTGGCGTCTCGATCTGGAAAACGCGATCCTTATCCACGATCCCAAACAGCAACTGGCGTCTGTTCGCCAGCGTGAGCTCGCGGAGATCCGCACCCATACCACGGTGGTGAAACACTATCGCGATCTGCAAAGCATCGCGGATTACCCGGTAAAAGTGCGCAAGCTTATCCGCCGCCTGCGTCGCATCCGTATCGACCGGCTGATCAGCCGTATTCTCTGACGCTTATCGCTTAACGAAGCCCTGCCACGC
This DNA window, taken from Cronobacter universalis NCTC 9529, encodes the following:
- the pssA gene encoding CDP-diacylglycerol--serine O-phosphatidyltransferase, with protein sequence MLSKFKRNKHQQHLAQLPKLSQSVDDVAFCFAPADFRKQLLEKIATATTRICIIALYLEQDDGGKGVLSALYEAKRQRPELEVSVLVDWHRAQRGRIGAEASNTNADWYCRMAQENPGVSVPVYGVPVNTREALGVLHFKGFIIDDCVLYSGASLNDVYLHQHDKYRYDRYHCIRNAKLADVMYDWVRTQLMNGHAVNRLDDPNRPKSPEIKNDIRQFRHLLRDAAYHFQGDADNDQLAVTPLVGLGKSSPLNKAIFHLMPCAEEKLVICTPYFNLPAVLVRNIIALLRDGKKVEIIVGDKTANDFYIPEDQPFKIIGALPYLYEINLRRFLSRLQYYVNTDQLVVRLWKDGDNSYHLKGMWVDNEWMLLTGNNLNPRAWRLDLENAILIHDPKQQLASVRQRELAEIRTHTTVVKHYRDLQSIADYPVKVRKLIRRLRRIRIDRLISRIL